AACACTATCACGTGGCTTTCCATTCTGTCAAGCTAAGATTTCTCTATACCTCTTCTCATTCTCGCGGAGGAACTCTAAAGAGAAGGCTCAATTTCTTTCGATCTCTTCTAGCTTACTCCTTCGGATAAGGTGAATCGGTGCGATATAAGCGGATAAAGACCCTTCTCAAAAAGGTCCAAATAAGATACAATAAAGTATGAAGATACTCCTTGTTGAAGACGAAAAGGGCGTCGCCAACTTTATCAAGAAAGGCCTCGGGGAAGAAAATTATACCGTGGACCTTGCTGTAGACGGCGACGAAGGCCTCGCGTTTGCCTTTGCGAATCAATACGACCTCATTATCCTTGACATTATGCTTCCCGGGCTCAACGGAATCGAAGTCTGCAGGCAGGTACGGAAGAAGAATATACAGACCCCTGTCATGATGCTCACCGCGAAAGACTCGGTTCGGGATAAGGTGAGTGGCCTCGACTGCGGGGCCGATGACTACATGACAAAACCCTTCGCCTTTGACGAGTTCATTGCGAGGGTCCGCGCCCTCCTGAGGCGCAAACAGAGCAGCATTACGGAACTGAGATATAAATCGCTCAGGATCGATATCCCCTCCCATAAGGTATATGTGGGCGACAAAGAGGTTTCCCTTCGTCCCAAGGAGTATGCGATACTCATGTATCTCCTGAAGAACGTGGGTCGGGTCGTCTCCCGGACGCAGATTATCGAGAGTGTCTGGGGATACGACTTCAACCCGAACACGAATATCGTCGATGTCCATATCAAGTCCCTCCGGGAAAAGATCACCGAATTCACTCGCGCCGACTTCATCCGCAGTGTGAGGGGCACGGGGTACATGATAGAGGCTGTCTCCGCATCAGACAGCGATGATTAGACTCACCCAGAGACGCCTCACCATCCGGTTCGTACTGGTCCTCATGACTTTCACGGTCATCATACTCACGATAATCTTCATCTATTTCCATCAGAATATCGTGAATTCCCTCAAACGGCACTTGAGAGAAGAGATCCAGAATGAATTTATCGACCAGTACCACCGCACGGGTCTCGACACCTTCAAGAACCAATGGGAGGAGTACCATTTCGAGATTCTCAACGCCAATGGGGACATCGTCGTGGCCTCCCCGACAACACGCGCCTTTTATACCGGCATCAACAGGGACTT
This portion of the Thermodesulfovibrionales bacterium genome encodes:
- a CDS encoding response regulator transcription factor yields the protein MKILLVEDEKGVANFIKKGLGEENYTVDLAVDGDEGLAFAFANQYDLIILDIMLPGLNGIEVCRQVRKKNIQTPVMMLTAKDSVRDKVSGLDCGADDYMTKPFAFDEFIARVRALLRRKQSSITELRYKSLRIDIPSHKVYVGDKEVSLRPKEYAILMYLLKNVGRVVSRTQIIESVWGYDFNPNTNIVDVHIKSLREKITEFTRADFIRSVRGTGYMIEAVSASDSDD